The following proteins are encoded in a genomic region of Vicinamibacterales bacterium:
- a CDS encoding FAD-linked oxidase C-terminal domain-containing protein: protein MSDFLAALGRLYPPDRLLTAAGALAAYESDGLTAFRTRPHAVVLAESKDEVVATVRLCHAHGVPFVARGSGTSLSGGSVPVDGGVVIALNRLNRILRLDPVDRLAVVEPGVINLDISAAAAPHGLYYAPDPSSQSVCTIGGNVAFNSGGAHCFRHGMTANHVLGLEAVLPDGAVVRLGGDGPEDAGPDLTGLFVGSEGLFGVALEITVRLVPVPETYRTVLASYRSLQAAGDAVTRIIAAGLLPGAMEIMDRLAMDAAEAAVHAGYPADAAAVLLVELEGAAAETEAELARLRQVLDESAPFHVHVAANADERALLWKGRKCAFSAVGRLSPDFLVQDGVVPRTKLGDALVAIEGLSRQHGLRVANVFHAGDGNLHPLILFDGREHGALERAEALAADILRLCIRLGGSITGEHGVGLEKRAFLPEMYRPEDMAFMQRLREAVDARRLANRGKMLATPA, encoded by the coding sequence ATGTCGGACTTCCTCGCGGCGCTCGGGCGCCTCTATCCGCCGGACCGCCTGCTGACGGCGGCGGGCGCGCTCGCCGCCTACGAAAGCGATGGGTTGACGGCCTTCCGGACGCGCCCCCACGCGGTGGTGCTGGCCGAGTCGAAGGACGAGGTCGTGGCCACCGTCCGGCTGTGCCACGCGCACGGCGTGCCGTTCGTGGCGCGCGGCTCGGGGACCAGCCTGTCGGGCGGGTCGGTGCCCGTCGACGGCGGCGTCGTCATCGCGCTCAACCGCCTGAACCGCATCCTGCGCCTCGACCCGGTGGACCGCCTGGCCGTCGTCGAGCCGGGCGTGATCAACCTCGACATCTCCGCGGCCGCCGCGCCGCACGGCCTCTACTACGCGCCCGATCCGTCCAGCCAGTCGGTGTGCACCATCGGCGGGAACGTCGCCTTCAACTCGGGCGGCGCCCACTGCTTCCGCCACGGCATGACGGCCAACCACGTGCTCGGCCTCGAGGCGGTGCTGCCCGACGGCGCCGTGGTGCGGCTCGGCGGAGACGGCCCGGAGGACGCGGGACCCGACCTCACGGGCCTCTTCGTCGGCTCCGAAGGCCTCTTCGGCGTGGCGCTCGAGATCACGGTGCGGCTCGTGCCCGTGCCCGAGACCTATCGGACAGTGCTGGCCAGCTACCGCTCACTCCAGGCGGCGGGCGACGCCGTCACCCGCATCATCGCGGCCGGTCTCCTGCCCGGCGCCATGGAGATCATGGACCGCCTGGCCATGGACGCGGCCGAGGCGGCGGTGCACGCCGGCTACCCCGCCGACGCGGCCGCCGTCCTGCTCGTGGAACTGGAAGGCGCGGCCGCCGAGACCGAGGCGGAGCTGGCCAGGCTCCGGCAGGTGCTGGACGAATCGGCGCCCTTCCACGTGCACGTGGCCGCCAACGCGGACGAGCGCGCCCTCCTCTGGAAGGGACGCAAGTGCGCCTTCTCGGCGGTGGGCCGCCTGAGTCCGGACTTCCTGGTGCAGGACGGCGTCGTGCCGCGGACGAAGCTGGGCGATGCCCTGGTCGCCATCGAGGGCCTCTCGCGCCAGCACGGCCTGCGGGTCGCCAACGTGTTCCACGCCGGTGACGGCAACCTGCACCCGCTCATCCTCTTCGACGGACGCGAACACGGCGCGCTGGAGCGGGCCGAGGCGCTGGCCGCCGACATCCTCCGCCTGTGCATCCGCCTCGGCGGGTCGATCACGGGCGAGCACGGGGTCGGCCTCGAGAAGCGGGCGTTCCTCCCGGAGATGTATCGCCCCGAGGACATGGCCTTCATGCAGCGGCTGCGCGAGGCGGTGGACGCGCGCCGGCTGGCCAACCGCGGGAAGATGCTGGCGACGCCGGCATGA
- a CDS encoding Nramp family divalent metal transporter codes for MAQSSTAPSTSPASSFLKLAGPGLVVAATGIGSGDVVSATVGGARYGVVLLWAIGLGAFFKFVLSEGIARWQLATGQTVIEGWAEHLHASVKFYFGVYLLLWTVAVSAALTNACGLGLANLTGGAVPQSWGAVLHSVIGFAFVWFGGYERFEKLMKTLVGVMGFSILVCAVLTMRDPGPALEGLVVPIIPAGSGTYVLSLIGGIGGSVTMLSYNYWMREEGMRGSSWLSYVRGDVAVAYVFTAIFGMSIMLIANTAFFVPQVALRDAEAVPRMAAFLGTVLGSFGVWAYGLGFWAAVFASLLGVWQSVPYLYADIYGVMKGLSLEAREEITKVTSRPYQLGLVFISLVPLPLAFTGAPLLIIVTYTVIGSLFVPFLAGTLLYLNNRVAWEDRAVPKNAMLTNLLLVVILVLFVFVGGQEAVGALRRVLG; via the coding sequence TTGGCACAATCCAGCACCGCCCCCTCCACCAGTCCTGCGTCGAGCTTCCTCAAACTGGCCGGGCCCGGCCTCGTCGTGGCCGCCACCGGCATCGGCTCCGGGGACGTCGTGTCAGCGACCGTCGGCGGCGCGCGCTACGGCGTCGTGCTGCTGTGGGCCATCGGGCTCGGCGCTTTCTTCAAGTTCGTCCTGAGCGAGGGAATCGCCCGCTGGCAGCTCGCCACGGGCCAGACCGTGATCGAAGGCTGGGCCGAGCATCTCCACGCGTCGGTGAAGTTCTACTTCGGCGTCTACCTGCTGCTGTGGACGGTGGCGGTCAGCGCGGCGCTGACCAACGCCTGCGGCCTCGGGCTCGCCAACCTCACCGGGGGCGCGGTGCCGCAGTCGTGGGGCGCCGTCCTGCACAGCGTGATCGGGTTCGCGTTCGTGTGGTTCGGGGGGTACGAGCGCTTCGAGAAGCTCATGAAGACGCTCGTGGGCGTGATGGGCTTCAGCATCCTCGTCTGCGCCGTGCTCACGATGCGCGATCCCGGTCCCGCCCTCGAGGGGCTGGTGGTGCCCATCATCCCGGCCGGCAGCGGCACCTACGTGCTCTCGCTCATCGGCGGCATCGGCGGGTCGGTCACGATGCTCTCCTACAACTACTGGATGCGCGAGGAGGGCATGCGCGGATCGAGCTGGCTCTCCTACGTCCGGGGCGACGTGGCCGTGGCGTATGTCTTCACGGCGATCTTCGGCATGTCGATCATGCTCATCGCCAACACCGCATTCTTCGTGCCGCAGGTGGCGCTCCGCGACGCCGAGGCGGTGCCCCGGATGGCGGCCTTCCTGGGCACCGTGCTCGGCTCCTTCGGCGTGTGGGCGTACGGGCTCGGCTTCTGGGCCGCGGTCTTCGCGTCGCTCCTGGGCGTCTGGCAGAGCGTGCCGTACCTGTACGCGGACATCTACGGCGTGATGAAGGGCCTGAGCCTCGAGGCGCGCGAGGAAATCACGAAGGTCACGAGCCGGCCCTATCAGCTCGGCCTCGTCTTCATCTCGCTGGTGCCGCTCCCCCTCGCCTTCACCGGCGCGCCGCTGCTCATCATCGTGACCTACACCGTGATCGGCAGCCTGTTCGTCCCGTTCCTGGCCGGTACGCTGCTCTACCTGAACAACCGCGTCGCGTGGGAGGACCGGGCCGTGCCGAAGAACGCGATGCTCACGAACCTGCTCCTCGTCGTGATCCTGGTGCTCTTCGTGTTCGTCGGCGGCCAGGAGGCCGTGGGGGCCCTGCGCCGCGTGCTCGGCTGA
- a CDS encoding S9 family peptidase, translated as MTRSRFALAPVLTLLAAAAAHAQRPMSIVDVISLPTVSGPQLSPDGTQVAFVRGDADWTANKRISHVWRAPVDGTGMVQLTYGTDGESAPRWSPDGGRLAFVAKRNGAEVSQIYLLSMDGGEAQVLTAHKTAVSDPSWSPDGRWIYFVAADPKSDEQAAREKRKDDVYAFDENFQQRHLWRVEVATKAETPLTSGGFSVIGYEVSRDGTTIAHHRAPSPNIGDFDQGEVWLMRADGSGATALTKNTVTESGASLSPDGRQVLFLSGSNDRFETYYNANLFVVSAAGGQARDLTREFGNEVTDAAWSKDGSAIYFVANMGVHSEIFEIPAAGGTPKALTSGQHAIGGWSFAPATGRHVFTKDDPANAGDVFTMTTGPIAQVSHVFDRYARDFRLPRQEMVSWKGADGVTVEGLVFYPLDYQPGQRYPLVVQTHGGPQASDKYGFGRWGNYTQVLTAKGYVVLQPNYRGSTGYGDPFLRDMVGHYFVNAHLDVMAGVDHLIAIGLVDGDRMAKMGWSGGGHMTNKIITFTNRFKAAASGAGAANWVSMYAQSDVRTYRTPWFGGTPWQADAPIETYWEHSPLKYVSNVKTPTIFLVGEEDVRVPSPQSVEMYRALKSLGVPTHLYKAPREPHGWGELRHELFKVNVELDWFERYVTTRPYTWETAPGDADTPAGTTSAAGRQP; from the coding sequence ATGACGCGCTCCCGCTTCGCCCTCGCGCCCGTCCTGACGCTGCTGGCCGCCGCCGCGGCCCACGCCCAGCGTCCGATGAGCATCGTCGACGTCATCAGCCTGCCGACCGTGAGCGGTCCGCAGCTCTCGCCCGACGGCACCCAGGTGGCGTTCGTCCGCGGAGACGCCGACTGGACGGCCAACAAACGCATCAGCCACGTCTGGCGCGCGCCGGTGGACGGCACCGGGATGGTCCAGCTCACCTATGGGACCGACGGCGAAAGCGCCCCGCGCTGGTCGCCGGACGGCGGGCGCCTGGCGTTCGTCGCCAAACGCAACGGCGCCGAGGTGTCACAGATCTACCTGCTCTCGATGGACGGCGGAGAAGCGCAGGTCCTCACCGCGCACAAGACGGCCGTGAGCGACCCGTCCTGGTCGCCCGATGGCCGGTGGATCTACTTCGTCGCTGCGGATCCGAAGTCCGACGAGCAGGCGGCCCGCGAGAAGCGGAAGGACGACGTCTACGCCTTCGACGAGAACTTCCAGCAGCGCCACCTGTGGCGGGTCGAGGTGGCGACGAAGGCCGAAACGCCGCTGACGTCTGGCGGCTTCTCCGTCATCGGCTACGAGGTCTCGCGGGACGGGACGACGATCGCCCACCACCGCGCCCCGTCGCCGAACATCGGCGATTTCGACCAGGGCGAGGTGTGGCTCATGCGCGCCGATGGAAGCGGCGCAACGGCTCTCACGAAGAACACGGTGACCGAGAGCGGCGCCAGCCTGTCGCCCGACGGCCGGCAGGTGCTCTTCCTCTCCGGCTCCAACGACCGGTTCGAGACCTACTACAACGCCAACCTCTTCGTGGTGTCCGCCGCGGGCGGCCAGGCCCGCGACCTCACGCGCGAGTTCGGCAACGAGGTGACCGACGCCGCCTGGTCGAAGGACGGCAGCGCCATCTACTTCGTGGCGAACATGGGCGTGCACAGCGAGATCTTCGAGATCCCGGCCGCCGGCGGCACGCCGAAGGCGCTCACCTCGGGCCAGCACGCGATCGGCGGGTGGAGCTTCGCGCCGGCCACGGGCCGTCACGTCTTCACGAAGGACGATCCCGCCAACGCGGGCGACGTCTTCACCATGACGACCGGGCCCATCGCGCAGGTGAGCCACGTGTTCGACCGCTACGCCCGCGACTTCCGGCTGCCGCGTCAGGAGATGGTGTCGTGGAAGGGCGCCGACGGCGTCACGGTGGAGGGGCTGGTCTTCTACCCGCTCGACTACCAGCCGGGCCAGCGGTATCCGCTGGTCGTCCAGACGCACGGCGGGCCGCAGGCATCCGACAAGTACGGCTTCGGGCGCTGGGGCAACTACACGCAGGTCCTCACCGCGAAGGGCTACGTCGTCCTGCAGCCCAACTACCGCGGCTCCACCGGGTACGGCGATCCGTTCCTGCGGGACATGGTGGGCCACTACTTCGTCAACGCCCACCTCGACGTGATGGCGGGCGTCGATCACCTGATTGCGATCGGCCTCGTGGACGGGGACCGCATGGCCAAGATGGGCTGGAGCGGCGGCGGGCACATGACGAACAAGATCATCACCTTCACGAACCGCTTCAAGGCCGCGGCGTCCGGCGCCGGCGCCGCCAACTGGGTGTCGATGTACGCCCAGAGCGACGTCCGCACCTACCGCACGCCGTGGTTCGGCGGCACTCCGTGGCAGGCCGACGCCCCAATCGAGACCTACTGGGAGCACTCGCCGCTCAAGTACGTCTCGAACGTGAAGACGCCCACGATCTTCCTGGTCGGCGAGGAGGACGTCAGGGTGCCGTCGCCGCAGTCGGTGGAGATGTACCGCGCCCTCAAGAGCCTGGGCGTGCCCACGCACCTGTACAAGGCGCCGCGCGAGCCGCACGGCTGGGGCGAACTCCGCCACGAGCTCTTCAAGGTGAACGTCGAGCTCGACTGGTTCGAGCGCTACGTCACCACGCGCCCCTACACGTGGGAGACAGCGCCCGGGGACGCGGACACGCCAGCCGGGACGACGAGCGCGGCCGGGCGGCAGCCCTAG